Below is a window of Deinococcus misasensis DSM 22328 DNA.
CCTGAAGGGGTATCAGATGCTGGCCGAGGGCCAAGGGCTGAGGGCCGAGGGCTAAAAAGGCTCTGGCCAAAGCGTTCAGGGCGCAGCACACTGCGCCCCTACAGATCCCCTTGGACATTTTTTGTGCGTATCGCACGATGCTCTCGGCTCTCGGCAAGGCCTGCCTCGCCCCTACACGACCCTCAAACAAACCAAGCCATCACCCCCGAATGCCCTCGGCCCTTGGCCTCGGCGTCCGACGAAGGAGGACCCCATGACCTACGCAGAAATCATCGAAAAGACCTGGAAGACCACCGCCCGCTGGGAAGGCATCAAGCGCACCTACACCGCTGAAGACGTGGTCAAATTGCGGGGCAGTGTGATGATCGAGCACACCCTTGCCAAAATCGGTGCCGAGAAGCTCTGGCGTCATCTGAACAGCCCTGGCTACATCAATGCTCTGGGTGCCCTGACCGGCAATCAGGCCATGCAACAGGTCAAGGCTGGACTGAAAGCCATTTACCTCTCTGGCTGGCAGGTGGCTGCCGATGCCAACAATGCCGGACAGATGTACCCCGACCAGAGCCTTTACCCAGCCAGCAGCGTTCCTGAGGTGGTCAAGCGCATCAACAACACCCTGCGCCGTGCCGACCAGATCCACCATGCCGAGGGAGACGACAGCATCGACTGGTTTGTGCCCATCGTTGCCGATGCAGAGGCCGGTTTTGGTGGTCCCCTGAACGCTTTTGAACTGATGAAATCCATGATCGAGGCAGGGGCTGCCGGAGTGCACTTTGAAGACCAACTGGCCAGCGAGAAGAAATGCGGTCACCTTGGCGGGAAAGTGCTGATTCCCACCAGTCAGTTCATCCGCACCCTGAATGCTGCCCGTCTGGCCAGCGATGTGATGGGGGTTCCTACCATTCTGGTGGCCCGCACCGATGCCGACGCTGCCACCCTGATCACCTCCGACATCGATCCTTACGATGCACCGTTCATTGACCATGCCAAAGGTCGCACCCCTG
It encodes the following:
- the aceA gene encoding isocitrate lyase; the encoded protein is MTYAEIIEKTWKTTARWEGIKRTYTAEDVVKLRGSVMIEHTLAKIGAEKLWRHLNSPGYINALGALTGNQAMQQVKAGLKAIYLSGWQVAADANNAGQMYPDQSLYPASSVPEVVKRINNTLRRADQIHHAEGDDSIDWFVPIVADAEAGFGGPLNAFELMKSMIEAGAAGVHFEDQLASEKKCGHLGGKVLIPTSQFIRTLNAARLASDVMGVPTILVARTDADAATLITSDIDPYDAPFIDHAKGRTPEGFYHVRSGIEAAIHRALAYAPYADVIWCETSHPSLEEARQFAEGVHAKFPGKILAYNCSPSFNWRKNLDEDTIAKFQNELGRMGYKFQFITLAGFHSLNHSMFKLARGYKDRQMSAFVELQQAEFASAEEGFTAVKHQREVGTGYFDQVTLAVSGGKSSTTALKGSTETAQFVAAHD